In Flavobacteriaceae bacterium, the following proteins share a genomic window:
- a CDS encoding YHS domain-containing protein — translation MKKSILIIALLISFVSIAQQKDYYLDKGFIAEGYDVTEYFNNKTVEGKKNFVTSYDGAKYKFSSQANLDKFKANPNKYVPQYGGYCAYALATNGKKVDADPETFEIRNGKLYMFYNSWGTNTFKKWKNEGPEKLRPKADINWEKVKFKS, via the coding sequence ATGAAAAAATCAATATTAATAATAGCATTACTAATAAGTTTTGTGTCTATAGCACAGCAAAAAGATTATTATTTAGACAAAGGATTTATAGCAGAAGGTTATGATGTAACAGAATATTTTAATAATAAAACTGTAGAAGGAAAAAAGAACTTTGTAACAAGTTATGATGGTGCTAAATATAAATTTTCATCTCAAGCTAATTTAGATAAATTTAAAGCAAATCCTAATAAGTATGTTCCTCAATATGGCGGATATTGCGCTTATGCGTTAGCAACTAATGGTAAAAAAGTAGATGCAGATCCAGAAACTTTTGAAATAAGAAATGGTAAACTATATATGTTCTATAATTCTTGGGGAACGAATACTTTTAAAAAATGGAAAAATGAAGGCCCTGAAAAATTGCGTCCTAAAGCTGATATTAATTGGGAAAAAGTGAAATTTAAAAGCTAA
- a CDS encoding amidohydrolase → MKKITFLLLVMIIVSCSTKEQVDLIVTNANVYTVNSNFDSAEAFAVVDGRFVAVGSTTDIQSKYQSENTVDAEGQTIVPGLIDAHCHFLRLGQGQQAVDLVGTKSFEEVVQRVIDFQNENKLNFITGGGWDQNDWENKTYPNKKLLDGLFPNTPIALTRVDGHAILCNQAALDLGNVTANSKIDGGEVIVEDGIPTGVLIDNAGDLVQNYWPKPTRDETVKALLAAQDICFDMGLTTVDDAGLGIEEIEIIDSLQQAGALNMRVYAMVSTTKENLDYYLNKGIVKTEKLNVRSFKFYADGALGSRGAMLRSEYSDQPGHLGLMVNSLENFQETAARIAKSNYQMNTHAIGDSANRSVLQTYHKLLKDTPGRRWRVEHAQVVSPEDFDLYKDIVPSIQPTHATSDMYWVEERLGAERMKSAYAFKDLLNKHGKIALGTDFPVEHVSPFYTFHAAVARQDHEQYPEGGFQIENALSREEALRGMTDWAAYSNFEETEKGSIELGKFADFIILDKNIMEVPLKEIPNIKVNHTYVDGKEQ, encoded by the coding sequence ATGAAAAAAATAACGTTCCTTTTACTTGTTATGATTATTGTTAGTTGTTCTACAAAAGAACAAGTAGATTTAATTGTAACTAATGCTAATGTTTATACTGTAAATTCTAATTTTGATAGCGCAGAAGCTTTTGCTGTTGTTGACGGCAGATTTGTTGCTGTTGGATCAACAACAGATATTCAATCAAAGTATCAATCTGAAAATACAGTTGATGCTGAAGGACAAACTATTGTACCAGGACTTATCGATGCGCATTGCCACTTTTTAAGATTAGGGCAAGGGCAACAAGCCGTGGATTTGGTAGGGACTAAAAGCTTTGAAGAAGTAGTACAGCGTGTTATCGATTTTCAGAATGAAAATAAATTAAATTTTATAACTGGTGGAGGTTGGGATCAAAACGATTGGGAAAATAAAACTTACCCCAATAAAAAATTATTAGACGGCTTATTTCCTAATACGCCTATTGCATTAACTCGTGTAGATGGTCATGCAATACTTTGTAATCAAGCGGCCTTAGATTTAGGTAATGTAACAGCTAATAGTAAGATTGATGGTGGAGAGGTTATTGTCGAAGATGGAATCCCTACTGGAGTTTTAATTGATAATGCTGGGGATTTAGTTCAAAACTATTGGCCTAAACCAACACGAGATGAAACTGTAAAAGCTTTGCTAGCAGCACAAGATATTTGTTTCGATATGGGTTTAACAACGGTAGATGATGCAGGTTTAGGAATTGAAGAAATTGAAATTATTGATAGCCTTCAACAAGCAGGGGCTTTGAATATGAGAGTTTACGCCATGGTGTCGACCACTAAAGAAAATTTAGATTACTATTTAAATAAAGGTATTGTAAAAACTGAAAAATTAAATGTGCGTTCGTTTAAGTTTTATGCAGATGGAGCTTTAGGGTCAAGAGGAGCTATGCTAAGATCAGAATATAGTGATCAACCAGGACATTTAGGTTTAATGGTAAACAGCTTAGAAAATTTTCAAGAAACGGCTGCACGTATTGCAAAATCTAATTACCAAATGAATACACATGCGATTGGAGATTCTGCTAACCGATCGGTATTACAAACCTATCATAAATTATTAAAAGATACGCCAGGTCGTCGTTGGCGTGTAGAGCATGCGCAAGTAGTGTCTCCGGAAGATTTTGATTTATATAAAGATATTGTGCCGTCTATCCAACCAACACATGCAACGAGTGATATGTATTGGGTAGAAGAACGTTTAGGTGCAGAACGTATGAAAAGTGCTTATGCGTTTAAAGATTTGTTAAATAAACATGGTAAAATCGCATTAGGGACAGATTTCCCTGTAGAACATGTAAGTCCGTTTTACACATTTCATGCAGCAGTAGCTAGGCAAGATCACGAACAATATCCTGAAGGAGGGTTTCAAATAGAAAATGCATTAAGCCGTGAAGAAGCTTTAAGAGGTATGACCGATTGGGCAGCTTATTCTAATTTTGAAGAAACTGAAAAAGGAAGTATAGAGCTTGGGAAATTTGCTGATTTTATTATTTTAGATAAAAATATAATGGAAGTACCGCTAAAAGAAATTCCAAATATAAAAGTAAACCATACATATGTAGATGGAAAAGAACAATAA
- a CDS encoding class I SAM-dependent methyltransferase, with protein MKDLFGQALLDYQNKNYTEDLITSTNISDDDVLPIPYLFRSYDEMPKLEQKALQLSKGAVLDVGCGSGSHSLYLQSKKLLVKAIDISKGAIDVCKQRGVINTEVKNVLKEVETFDTILLLMNGTGIFQELFLVPNYLKHLKSLLKPNGQILIDSSDIKYMYEDEDGGYWFDANSNYYGELDYFLSYKSEKEIPLKWLYLDFNTLKAACSSVGLQCELVLEGEHYDYLARLC; from the coding sequence ATGAAAGATTTATTTGGACAAGCTTTATTAGATTATCAGAACAAAAACTATACAGAAGACCTCATCACTTCTACTAACATTTCTGATGATGATGTATTACCTATTCCTTATCTATTTAGAAGCTATGATGAAATGCCTAAATTAGAACAAAAAGCACTTCAATTATCCAAAGGAGCTGTGTTAGATGTAGGCTGTGGAAGCGGGAGCCATAGTCTCTATTTACAAAGCAAAAAGCTATTAGTTAAAGCAATCGATATTTCTAAAGGCGCTATTGATGTCTGTAAACAAAGAGGAGTTATTAATACTGAAGTAAAAAATGTATTAAAGGAAGTTGAAACTTTTGACACCATCTTATTACTTATGAACGGCACTGGTATTTTTCAAGAATTGTTTTTAGTTCCAAACTATTTAAAACATTTAAAAAGTTTACTCAAACCTAATGGGCAAATTTTAATAGATTCTAGCGATATTAAATATATGTATGAAGATGAAGATGGTGGATACTGGTTTGATGCTAATTCTAATTATTATGGTGAGCTTGATTATTTTTTGAGTTATAAAAGTGAAAAAGAAATACCTTTAAAGTGGTTATATCTCGATTTTAACACATTAAAAGCAGCTTGTAGTAGCGTTGGTTTACAATGTGAACTTGTATTAGAGGGTGAGCATTACGACTATTTGGCGAGGTTATGCTAA
- a CDS encoding YkgJ family cysteine cluster protein has protein sequence MQDIINNLPKLAKDKHKENKTFFTKLKKKPPKQLDYIMQELHETEFENTDCLQCANCCKTTGPLFTDKDIDRISKHFKQKPQQFIEQYLRIDEDNDYVLQNVPCTFLGTDNYCSIYEVRPKACREFPHTDRKKFQQISHLTLKNVEMCPAAYNIVEEMKKRIKI, from the coding sequence ATGCAAGACATTATAAATAATCTGCCAAAGCTCGCCAAAGATAAGCATAAGGAAAACAAAACTTTTTTTACAAAGCTTAAAAAAAAGCCACCAAAGCAATTGGATTATATAATGCAAGAATTGCACGAAACTGAGTTTGAAAACACAGATTGTTTGCAATGTGCTAATTGTTGTAAAACCACTGGACCATTATTTACTGATAAAGATATTGATCGTATTTCTAAACACTTTAAGCAAAAACCACAACAGTTTATTGAGCAATATTTACGTATAGATGAAGATAACGATTATGTATTGCAAAATGTGCCTTGTACATTTTTGGGAACAGATAATTATTGCTCTATTTATGAAGTACGCCCTAAAGCATGTCGTGAGTTTCCGCATACGGACAGAAAGAAATTTCAGCAAATATCTCATCTTACTTTAAAAAATGTTGAGATGTGCCCAGCGGCTTATAATATCGTTGAGGAGATGAAGAAAAGAATTAAAATCTAA
- a CDS encoding sterol desaturase family protein: MESLLNYFETIPSLHRSLILIGGITLFWILEGILPLFRFKYKKWKHAIPNIFFTLTTIIVNFALAFLLLSSADWVNANDFGIINWLPEMPLWLYIIIGLLLIDFIGAYLPHYVEHKVKYLWMIHLVHHSDHHVDTTTANRHHPLESIIRFIFTLAGVFIIGTPIAIVMLYQSLSVVATQFNHANIKLPKKVDHMLSYVIVSPDMHKVHHHYVLPYTDSNYGNIFSIWDRLLGTFMILDTGKIVYGVDVFPDEKTNSNIKDLLKQPFQEYKKPTTGID, translated from the coding sequence TTGGAAAGCTTACTGAACTATTTTGAAACCATTCCTTCGCTGCATCGAAGTCTTATTTTAATTGGCGGAATCACATTATTTTGGATTTTAGAAGGCATATTACCACTATTTAGGTTTAAGTATAAAAAATGGAAACATGCCATTCCTAATATATTCTTTACGTTAACAACTATAATAGTGAACTTTGCTTTAGCTTTCTTGCTATTAAGTTCAGCAGATTGGGTAAATGCAAACGATTTTGGAATTATTAATTGGCTTCCAGAAATGCCTTTGTGGTTGTATATTATTATTGGTCTACTATTAATAGATTTTATTGGTGCTTATTTGCCACATTATGTAGAGCATAAAGTAAAATATCTATGGATGATACATTTAGTACACCATAGTGATCATCATGTAGATACCACTACAGCTAATAGACATCATCCTTTAGAAAGTATAATTCGTTTTATATTTACGTTAGCTGGAGTATTTATTATTGGAACTCCGATAGCAATTGTAATGTTATATCAATCACTGTCTGTTGTGGCGACTCAATTTAATCACGCAAATATCAAATTGCCAAAAAAAGTGGATCATATGTTGAGTTATGTCATTGTATCACCAGATATGCATAAAGTACATCATCATTATGTATTACCGTATACAGACTCAAATTATGGTAATATTTTCTCTATATGGGATCGTTTATTAGGAACGTTTATGATATTAGATACTGGTAAAATTGTGTATGGTGTAGATGTATTCCCAGATGAAAAGACAAATAGTAATATTAAAGATCTACTCAAACAACCATTTCAAGAATATAAAAAGCCAACTACTGGAATTGATTGA
- a CDS encoding DUF1343 domain-containing protein: MILKFLKNTVLLFVLLGISCGSKAKSNTNTLVDADVKVQSKKNIIVGSNQLNKYIPLLNGKRVGIVANQTSVIFKTNTHYTHLVDSLSTLNISISKVFAPEHGFRGTADAGEVIKDGIDTKTGLPIVSLYGSNKKPTKTQLENIDIIVFDIQDVGARFYTYISSLHFVMEACAEANIPIIILDRPNPNGHYIDGPILELEHQSFVGMHPVPVVHGMTIGEYAKMINGEGWLKNQVQADLTIISIQNYSRDMSYSLPIKPSPNLPNDKAINLYPSLCFFEGTNISVGRGTNKQFQIYGSPFLKNETAKYSFTPQPNEGAKYPKHQGEKSIGFDLSNERNLNEINLQYIINAYNSTSDKSKFFIENGFFTKLAGTKKLQQQIENEFTESQIKATWQDGLKAFEIKRSKYLIYK, from the coding sequence ATGATTTTAAAATTTCTCAAAAATACAGTTTTATTATTTGTTTTATTAGGAATTTCTTGTGGCTCTAAAGCTAAATCCAATACAAATACATTAGTTGATGCAGATGTAAAAGTTCAAAGCAAAAAAAATATTATTGTAGGTTCCAATCAATTAAATAAATATATACCTCTACTTAACGGAAAACGTGTTGGAATTGTTGCTAATCAAACTAGTGTGATTTTTAAAACTAATACTCATTATACTCACTTAGTTGATTCTCTATCTACCCTTAACATTAGTATTTCTAAAGTATTTGCTCCAGAGCATGGCTTTAGAGGTACAGCAGATGCCGGTGAAGTTATAAAAGATGGTATTGATACTAAAACTGGGCTACCTATCGTATCTCTTTACGGGAGCAATAAGAAACCAACAAAAACGCAACTGGAAAATATAGATATAATCGTTTTTGATATTCAAGATGTAGGTGCTCGTTTCTATACTTATATATCATCTTTACATTTCGTAATGGAAGCTTGTGCAGAAGCAAACATTCCTATTATAATATTAGATCGCCCAAACCCAAATGGTCATTATATTGATGGCCCTATTTTAGAGCTGGAACATCAAAGTTTTGTTGGGATGCACCCAGTGCCTGTTGTACATGGAATGACTATTGGGGAATATGCAAAGATGATTAATGGAGAGGGTTGGCTAAAAAATCAAGTACAGGCTGATCTTACTATAATTTCTATTCAAAACTATAGTAGGGATATGTCATACAGTTTACCTATAAAACCATCCCCCAATTTACCTAACGATAAAGCCATTAATCTATACCCTAGTTTATGTTTTTTTGAAGGTACAAATATAAGTGTTGGTCGTGGTACAAATAAGCAGTTTCAAATTTACGGGTCTCCATTTTTAAAAAATGAAACTGCAAAATATTCATTTACACCTCAGCCAAACGAAGGTGCAAAATACCCAAAACATCAAGGCGAAAAATCTATTGGATTTGATTTAAGTAATGAAAGAAATTTAAACGAAATCAACCTACAATACATCATCAATGCATACAATTCTACTTCAGATAAAAGTAAATTCTTTATTGAAAATGGTTTCTTCACTAAGCTTGCTGGCACTAAAAAACTTCAACAGCAAATTGAAAATGAATTTACTGAATCTCAAATAAAAGCAACTTGGCAAGATGGGCTTAAAGCATTTGAAATTAAAAGGTCAAAGTATTTAATTTATAAATAG
- a CDS encoding ABC transporter permease → MNYEYFIAKRITGSKSYKSSISGPIIKIGIVAIAIGLIVMLIAISTGTGLQKKIREKAIAFNGHVILSNFDNNTSEESQFPISINQEFYPEFKEIEDIKHIQGVASKSGVIRTENDIEGVILKGVGKDYDWHYFEEYLIEGKLPEYSERTSNDIIMSSYTANRLGLQLNDSFEMVFLRANTGRHAQRRFNIVGIFSSGFQDLDKTFLLGDIRHIQRLNSWKDNEIGSFEIFIDNFDDLDVIGTEIYQKTPSTLKTEKVSERYAVIFEWVKIFDKNIYGIIVIMIIVAGINMITALLVLILERTQMIGILKALGSNNWSVRKMFLYNASYLVLRGLFWGNIIGLSFLFIQKQFKLIKFPNPEEYNMTYVPVYLNLDYILLLNIGTFIMCFIMLLVPSYIITKISPVKAIRFE, encoded by the coding sequence TTGAATTACGAATATTTTATAGCAAAACGAATCACTGGTAGTAAATCGTATAAAAGTAGTATATCGGGGCCAATTATAAAAATCGGAATTGTTGCAATTGCTATTGGTCTTATTGTTATGTTAATTGCTATTTCCACAGGAACTGGTTTGCAGAAAAAAATTAGGGAAAAAGCAATAGCTTTCAATGGGCATGTGATACTTTCTAATTTTGATAATAATACCTCAGAAGAATCTCAATTCCCAATATCTATAAATCAAGAATTTTATCCTGAATTTAAAGAGATTGAGGATATAAAACACATACAAGGAGTTGCATCTAAATCGGGAGTTATCCGTACAGAGAACGATATTGAAGGAGTGATATTAAAAGGCGTAGGTAAGGATTATGATTGGCATTATTTTGAAGAATATTTAATTGAAGGCAAGCTACCAGAATATTCAGAACGAACGAGTAACGATATTATAATGTCAAGTTATACTGCGAATCGTTTAGGGTTACAATTAAATGATAGTTTTGAAATGGTATTTCTTCGTGCGAATACAGGCAGACACGCACAAAGAAGATTCAATATTGTTGGAATTTTTAGTTCTGGGTTTCAAGATTTAGATAAAACATTTTTATTAGGAGATATACGTCATATTCAAAGATTAAACAGTTGGAAAGATAATGAAATAGGTAGTTTTGAGATTTTTATAGACAATTTTGATGATTTAGATGTTATTGGAACAGAAATTTATCAAAAAACACCATCCACATTAAAAACAGAAAAAGTCTCAGAGCGTTATGCTGTGATTTTTGAATGGGTGAAAATTTTCGATAAAAATATTTATGGTATTATCGTTATAATGATTATTGTGGCAGGCATTAATATGATTACTGCATTATTGGTACTTATACTCGAACGTACACAGATGATAGGAATTCTAAAAGCTTTAGGAAGTAATAATTGGAGTGTGCGAAAAATGTTTCTATACAATGCTTCATATCTAGTATTACGAGGATTATTTTGGGGAAATATTATTGGATTAAGTTTTTTGTTTATACAAAAACAATTTAAATTAATAAAGTTTCCAAACCCTGAAGAGTATAATATGACTTACGTTCCGGTGTATCTAAATCTAGATTATATTCTTTTATTAAATATTGGTACATTTATAATGTGTTTTATAATGCTTTTGGTGCCATCCTACATCATTACAAAAATTTCTCCAGTAAAAGCAATTAGGTTCGAGTAA
- a CDS encoding pyridoxal-phosphate dependent enzyme, translating to MKYAKNILETIGNTPLVKLNKLTQELPCLVLAKYETFNPGNSVKDRMALKMIEDAEADGRLKPGGTIIEGTSGNTGMGLALAAIVKGYKMVCVISDKQSKEKMDILRAVGSKVVVCPTNVEPEDPRSYYSTSKRLAEETPNSWYVNQYDNPSNAAAHYESTGPEIWKQTEGRVTHFVVGVGTGGTISGVGNYLKEQNPNVKVWGVDTYGSVFKKYHETGIFDENEIYPYITEGIGEDILPKNVDFDVIDGFTKVTDKDAAIYTQKLAKEEGMFLGNSAGSAIKGLLQLKEHFTKDDVVVLLFHDHGSRYVGKMFNDEWMRDRGFIEDEITIAADLIKEHIDKPLVTVKTEELVSHAIERMKKFKISQIPVEDTSGFVGALDETDVLRKFMENKNISDLPIKDVMHKPFPIVNKNTPIEEVSKLIDKDNNAVLVDLEDGKYHIITKHDIISAL from the coding sequence ATGAAATACGCTAAAAATATACTTGAAACTATTGGTAATACACCTTTAGTAAAATTAAATAAATTAACACAAGAACTACCTTGCTTAGTGTTAGCGAAATATGAAACTTTTAATCCAGGGAATTCGGTAAAAGATCGTATGGCACTTAAAATGATTGAAGATGCAGAAGCAGACGGTCGCTTAAAACCAGGAGGGACTATTATAGAAGGAACTTCAGGGAATACAGGAATGGGTTTAGCCTTAGCTGCTATAGTGAAAGGCTATAAAATGGTTTGTGTTATTAGCGATAAGCAAAGTAAAGAAAAGATGGATATTTTGCGTGCTGTAGGCAGTAAGGTTGTAGTATGCCCAACAAATGTAGAACCTGAAGATCCACGTTCATATTATTCAACTTCAAAACGTTTGGCAGAAGAAACACCGAACAGTTGGTATGTAAATCAATATGACAATCCAAGTAATGCTGCTGCACATTACGAAAGTACTGGCCCGGAAATTTGGAAACAAACAGAAGGAAGGGTTACACATTTTGTTGTAGGTGTAGGCACAGGCGGAACAATTTCTGGAGTAGGGAACTATTTAAAAGAACAAAATCCTAATGTAAAAGTTTGGGGAGTAGATACCTATGGAAGTGTGTTTAAAAAATATCACGAAACAGGTATTTTCGACGAAAATGAAATTTATCCATATATCACCGAAGGTATTGGAGAAGATATTTTACCAAAAAATGTTGATTTTGATGTTATTGATGGATTTACCAAGGTAACCGATAAAGATGCTGCAATTTACACTCAAAAACTAGCAAAAGAAGAAGGGATGTTCTTGGGTAATTCTGCCGGATCAGCAATAAAAGGATTACTTCAATTAAAAGAACACTTTACAAAAGACGATGTAGTCGTATTGCTATTTCATGATCACGGAAGTCGTTATGTAGGTAAAATGTTTAATGATGAATGGATGAGAGATCGTGGGTTTATAGAAGATGAAATTACAATTGCTGCAGATCTTATTAAAGAGCATATAGATAAACCTTTAGTAACTGTAAAGACTGAAGAATTAGTATCTCATGCTATCGAGAGAATGAAGAAATTTAAAATTTCTCAAATTCCAGTAGAAGATACTTCTGGGTTTGTAGGTGCATTAGATGAAACGGATGTGTTACGTAAGTTTATGGAAAATAAAAATATTTCTGATTTACCGATTAAAGATGTAATGCATAAACCATTTCCAATTGTAAATAAAAATACACCTATTGAAGAAGTCTCAAAATTAATAGATAAAGATAACAATGCTGTTCTGGTAGACCTTGAAGATGGTAAATACCACATTATTACCAAGCATGATATTATTAGTGCTTTGTAG
- a CDS encoding DUF2851 family protein, with protein MQEDFLQYIWKYKKFNPFNLKTTQNEQISIVSVGLHNHDSGPDFFNAQLKIGEQLWAGNVEVHINSNDWYLHNHEKDKTYDNVILHIVWEYDNDIYRKDNTCIPTLELKNYTSPETLNNYHKLFSKTPKWINCEKDFKNVDSFIVENWIERLYFERLERTSQDIKILLENSKNNWEAVLFKMLARSFGLKVNGDAFFSMANSFDFSILRKVQSKQLSVEALLYGQSNLLEDDFQEPYFTELKTEYEFLKQKFQLSNSAIIPIQFFRLRPLNFPTIRISQLASLYHRSQNLFSKIITTISIKEIYDIFSVEASEFWDTHYTFHTASKQRKKKLTKSFIDLLLINTIIPLKFSYAKYQGIEINDTIITLIQSIASENNTIINKFNSFKKISKTALDSQALLQLKNNYCDKNKCLQCVIGNTLLNRN; from the coding sequence ATGCAAGAAGATTTCTTACAGTATATATGGAAGTATAAAAAATTTAATCCGTTCAATTTAAAAACTACTCAAAATGAACAGATTTCAATTGTTTCTGTAGGGCTGCATAATCATGATTCTGGACCAGATTTTTTTAATGCTCAACTAAAAATTGGAGAACAATTATGGGCAGGAAATGTTGAGGTTCATATTAATTCTAATGATTGGTATCTTCATAATCATGAAAAGGATAAAACGTACGATAATGTAATCCTTCACATTGTATGGGAATACGATAATGATATTTATAGAAAAGATAATACATGTATTCCAACTTTAGAATTAAAAAATTATACCTCACCTGAAACTTTAAATAATTATCATAAATTATTTTCTAAAACTCCAAAATGGATTAATTGCGAGAAAGATTTTAAAAATGTTGATAGTTTTATAGTCGAAAATTGGATAGAACGCTTGTATTTTGAGCGCTTAGAACGAACATCTCAAGATATAAAAATACTTTTAGAGAACTCAAAAAATAATTGGGAAGCTGTTTTATTTAAAATGTTAGCGAGGAGTTTTGGACTTAAAGTGAATGGAGATGCATTTTTTAGTATGGCAAATTCCTTTGATTTTTCAATACTAAGAAAAGTGCAATCAAAACAATTGAGTGTTGAAGCTTTATTGTATGGACAATCTAATTTATTAGAAGACGATTTTCAAGAACCTTATTTTACAGAACTTAAAACAGAATATGAGTTTTTAAAACAAAAATTTCAACTTTCAAATTCTGCAATAATACCAATTCAGTTTTTTAGATTAAGACCCCTTAATTTCCCAACTATAAGAATATCTCAATTAGCGAGTTTATATCATAGATCACAAAATTTATTTTCTAAAATAATAACAACCATTTCTATAAAAGAAATATATGACATATTTTCTGTTGAAGCTTCAGAGTTTTGGGATACACATTATACATTTCACACTGCTTCAAAGCAGAGAAAGAAAAAACTAACCAAATCGTTTATAGATTTACTATTGATAAATACGATTATTCCGCTTAAATTTAGTTATGCAAAATATCAAGGAATAGAAATTAACGATACTATAATTACTTTAATTCAAAGTATTGCCTCAGAAAATAATACGATTATTAATAAATTTAATTCATTTAAAAAGATATCGAAAACTGCTTTAGATTCACAAGCATTACTTCAACTAAAAAATAATTATTGTGATAAGAATAAGTGCTTACAATGTGTTATAGGAAATACACTTTTAAATAGGAATTGA
- a CDS encoding PspC domain-containing protein → MNIFYKLLLYFQKHGYYVCQRIADRLGIRAKVVRTSFMYLTFVTVGFGFALYLFLAFWMRIKDLLYTKRTSVFDL, encoded by the coding sequence ATGAATATTTTCTATAAACTATTACTCTATTTTCAAAAACATGGTTATTATGTTTGTCAACGTATTGCAGATCGTTTGGGTATTAGAGCAAAAGTGGTTAGAACATCTTTTATGTATTTAACTTTTGTAACAGTTGGTTTTGGTTTTGCGCTTTATTTGTTTCTCGCATTTTGGATGCGTATTAAAGATTTACTCTATACAAAACGCACTTCAGTTTTTGATTTATAA
- a CDS encoding potassium channel protein, with amino-acid sequence MLRLKLFRSKTKIAILLLLLLACIGIFGFKLLSGYSWVDALYMTVITVTTVGFGEVRPLDDTSKVFTVFLIIASVVIVGYAIKVISEYILSKNDIEELKQKKMQKKIDALKNHIIICGYGRNGRQAAIKLLAHNKPFVVIEKDKDLIDKLENDLVPFVSGNANEDEVLIQAGVERAACLISALPNDADNLFVVLSARQINQKMNIISRASQETSYNKLKLAGANNVILPDKIGGDHMASLVVVPDLMEFIDNLSIVGKTNINIEEIEVEKLYNTSQIKTIKDLDLRNKTGCNVIGYKNENGEYIVNPEATLKLMPKSKIIVLGRPEQIHTLNSLYNID; translated from the coding sequence ATGCTTAGACTCAAACTATTTAGATCTAAAACTAAAATAGCAATACTATTGTTATTGTTACTGGCGTGCATTGGTATTTTTGGATTTAAACTATTATCAGGATATAGTTGGGTAGATGCATTATATATGACAGTAATTACAGTCACTACTGTTGGTTTTGGTGAAGTACGACCGTTAGACGATACATCAAAAGTGTTTACTGTATTTTTAATTATAGCAAGTGTAGTTATTGTTGGTTACGCCATTAAAGTGATCTCAGAATATATTTTAAGTAAAAATGATATAGAAGAATTAAAACAAAAGAAGATGCAAAAGAAAATTGATGCTTTAAAAAATCATATTATTATTTGTGGTTATGGTAGAAATGGGAGGCAAGCGGCTATAAAATTATTAGCGCATAATAAACCTTTTGTTGTTATTGAAAAAGATAAAGACCTTATAGATAAACTCGAAAATGATCTAGTGCCATTTGTTTCAGGAAATGCAAATGAAGATGAAGTATTAATTCAAGCAGGAGTAGAGCGTGCCGCTTGTTTAATTTCAGCGTTACCTAATGATGCAGATAACCTATTTGTAGTATTGTCTGCGAGGCAGATTAATCAGAAAATGAATATTATAAGTCGTGCATCTCAAGAAACATCCTATAATAAACTTAAACTTGCTGGAGCAAATAATGTAATTCTCCCAGACAAAATAGGAGGAGATCATATGGCTTCTTTAGTGGTAGTTCCCGATTTAATGGAATTTATAGATAACCTATCGATTGTTGGAAAAACAAATATAAATATTGAAGAAATTGAAGTTGAAAAATTGTACAATACATCTCAAATAAAAACCATTAAAGATTTAGATTTACGAAACAAAACTGGATGCAACGTTATTGGATATAAGAACGAAAATGGTGAATATATTGTTAATCCAGAAGCAACACTAAAACTAATGCCTAAATCTAAGATCATTGTTTTAGGGCGCCCAGAACAAATACATACACTTAATTCTCTATACAATATAGATTGA